Proteins found in one Paenibacillus dendritiformis genomic segment:
- a CDS encoding ABC transporter ATP-binding protein: MIPAVEMSQVTHVYVTEREAKLAVERLSVTIMPGEFVSLVGPSGCGKTTILSIIAGLLEPTHGTVRVYGDAVTGPSPRVGYMLQSDYLYPWRTIIENASLGLELTKQWNRESEERVRELLNGMGLGGTEASYPHQLSGGMRQRVALVRTLATSPELLLLDEPFSALDYQTKLQLEDLVVDTLKARRKTAVLVTHDLSEAIAVSDRVIVLDRDPGTVRKAFAIPDVIRETQPFYAREQPGFNEMFHELWKELEASDGKEGEHAERN, translated from the coding sequence GTGATCCCAGCGGTAGAAATGTCTCAAGTCACCCACGTCTATGTGACGGAACGCGAAGCGAAGCTTGCGGTTGAGCGGTTGTCCGTCACGATTATGCCGGGGGAATTCGTCAGTCTGGTCGGGCCGAGCGGCTGCGGCAAGACGACGATCCTCTCCATTATTGCCGGGCTGCTGGAGCCGACGCACGGCACCGTCCGCGTCTATGGCGATGCGGTCACGGGACCTTCGCCGCGGGTCGGCTATATGCTGCAGAGCGACTATTTGTATCCGTGGCGCACGATTATCGAAAACGCGAGCCTCGGGCTGGAGCTGACGAAGCAGTGGAACCGGGAATCCGAGGAGCGGGTGCGGGAGCTGCTGAACGGGATGGGCTTGGGCGGCACGGAAGCATCGTATCCGCATCAGTTGTCCGGCGGCATGCGGCAGCGGGTCGCGCTCGTGCGGACGCTGGCGACCTCGCCTGAGCTGCTCCTGCTGGATGAACCGTTCTCCGCGCTCGATTATCAGACGAAGCTGCAGCTGGAGGATCTGGTCGTCGATACATTGAAGGCCCGGCGGAAGACTGCCGTGCTGGTGACGCACGATCTGTCGGAGGCCATCGCGGTCAGCGACCGGGTGATCGTGCTCGATCGCGATCCCGGCACCGTGCGCAAAGCCTTCGCCATCCCGGATGTGATACGGGAAACGCAGCCCTTCTATGCCAGAGAGCAGCCCGGCTTCAACGAGATGTTCCACGAGCTGTGGAAAGAGCTGGAGGCATCGGACGGAAAGGAGGGCGAACATGCAGAGCGGAACTGA
- a CDS encoding ABC transporter substrate-binding protein, producing the protein MKHRRLGLTVLAVLLLCSAVLGACGGKSGKVKVKVGEVTRSIFYAPEYVAMGKGFFEEEGLEVELQTTFGGDKTMTALLSGAIDVALVGSETSVYVAQQGAEDPVINFAQLTQTDGTFLMARHSEGTFDWNDLKGKVFLGQRKGGMPQMAGEFTLKKHGIDPHGDLELIQNIDFANVASAFASGTGEYVQLFEPQASIFEKEGKGVVVASFGVESGLLPYTVFMTKQSYLTKNREAVQKFTNAVYKAQKWVESESPEAIADVIMPFFKDTDREIVVSSVKRYKEQGSFATDPALDDKEWSNLLDVLDSAGELKERIEHGRIVNNEFAEEAKRKVK; encoded by the coding sequence ATGAAGCATAGACGGCTTGGCTTGACCGTGCTTGCCGTGCTGCTGCTGTGCTCGGCAGTGCTGGGGGCTTGCGGAGGCAAGAGCGGCAAAGTGAAAGTGAAGGTCGGGGAAGTGACCCGGTCGATCTTTTATGCGCCCGAATATGTCGCGATGGGCAAAGGATTTTTCGAGGAAGAGGGACTGGAGGTGGAGCTGCAGACGACGTTCGGCGGGGACAAGACGATGACGGCCCTGCTCTCCGGAGCGATTGATGTTGCGCTTGTCGGCTCGGAGACGTCGGTCTATGTCGCGCAGCAAGGAGCGGAAGATCCGGTGATCAACTTCGCGCAGCTGACGCAGACGGATGGCACGTTCCTGATGGCTCGCCATTCCGAAGGCACATTCGATTGGAATGATCTGAAGGGCAAGGTGTTCCTTGGACAGCGTAAAGGCGGCATGCCGCAAATGGCCGGGGAGTTCACGCTGAAAAAGCATGGCATCGATCCGCACGGCGATCTGGAGCTGATTCAAAATATTGATTTTGCCAACGTCGCCTCCGCCTTCGCTTCGGGGACGGGTGAGTACGTGCAGTTGTTCGAGCCGCAGGCGTCCATTTTCGAGAAAGAAGGCAAAGGGGTGGTCGTCGCCTCGTTCGGCGTGGAGAGCGGACTGCTGCCTTATACGGTCTTCATGACGAAGCAAAGCTATCTGACGAAGAACAGGGAAGCGGTTCAGAAGTTCACCAATGCGGTCTATAAGGCGCAGAAGTGGGTAGAGTCGGAATCGCCGGAAGCGATCGCCGATGTCATCATGCCGTTCTTCAAGGATACGGACCGGGAAATCGTCGTCAGCTCGGTGAAGCGGTATAAGGAACAGGGCTCCTTCGCGACCGATCCGGCGCTGGACGACAAGGAGTGGAGCAATCTGCTTGATGTGCTGGACTCGGCCGGCGAATTGAAGGAACGGATCGAGCATGGCCGGATCGTTAATAATGAATTTGCGGAGGAAGCCAAGCGGAAGGTGAAGTAA
- a CDS encoding ABC transporter permease: MQSGTDTNRAAVESRQLLERTYSRYRAARRKRAWIVSLTQAAILIACVGLWELAGRLKWIDVLLFSYPSKVWQQIVQDFADGSIWPHLGMTVGETVAGFVLGTLFGTLLAAVIWWSDFLARVLDPYMVVFNSMPKVALGPLFIVGFGAGFAAIVATTLSITVIITTIVVYNSFREVDPNYIKVVRVFGGGKSVIFRKVVLPASFPAIVSTLKVNVGLAWVGVIVGEFLVSKIGLGYLIIYGFQVFNFTLVMASLVIIAVVATLMYQGVAYLERAWLNRS, from the coding sequence ATGCAGAGCGGAACTGACACGAACAGAGCGGCGGTGGAATCCCGCCAGTTGCTGGAACGGACATATTCGCGCTATCGGGCCGCCCGGCGGAAGAGGGCCTGGATCGTCTCGCTCACCCAAGCGGCCATTCTCATCGCTTGCGTCGGTCTGTGGGAGCTGGCCGGCCGTCTGAAATGGATCGACGTGCTGCTGTTCAGCTATCCAAGCAAAGTATGGCAGCAGATTGTGCAGGATTTCGCCGACGGATCTATCTGGCCGCATCTCGGGATGACGGTCGGGGAGACGGTTGCCGGATTTGTGTTGGGGACGTTGTTCGGCACGCTGCTGGCCGCCGTGATCTGGTGGTCGGACTTCCTGGCGCGGGTGCTGGATCCTTACATGGTCGTCTTCAACAGCATGCCGAAGGTGGCGCTCGGGCCGCTCTTCATCGTCGGCTTCGGAGCCGGCTTCGCGGCGATCGTCGCCACGACATTATCGATCACCGTCATCATCACGACGATCGTCGTATACAACAGCTTCCGGGAGGTCGACCCGAATTATATTAAGGTCGTGCGGGTATTCGGTGGAGGCAAAAGCGTCATTTTCCGCAAAGTCGTCCTGCCGGCCTCCTTCCCGGCGATCGTATCGACGCTGAAGGTGAATGTCGGATTGGCTTGGGTCGGCGTTATCGTAGGGGAATTTCTCGTATCCAAGATCGGGCTCGGCTATTTGATTATTTACGGCTTCCAGGTGTTCAATTTCACGCTGGTGATGGCGTCCTTGGTCATTATCGCGGTGGTGGCG